Proteins encoded together in one Bradyrhizobium sp. PSBB068 window:
- a CDS encoding glyoxylate reductase (NADP(+)) codes for MNTPRIDSGRASTGVRSPIIINQLGAEVRASLIDHWSRPLIIDHPAERPAWDIAPEADVLLTRPAAGWSKAPGEKPRGWPYGLRWIQTASTGVDFFPEWLLDGPVVTVGRGISADAISEYVLAAILGFAKRLQDVRPRSRAEWKITPLGSLAGKTVGIAGFGAIGHAVAERLKPFGVQIKVLRRSSWQYAVPGILPVDSIEALVAASDHLVIALPATPQTVHLINAEVLTHAKESLHVINVARGRIIDQQALLRALDNGQLAGATLDVTDPEPPPEGDPIYLHPKVVLTPHVSWTGADDIKRLTDKTLVNLDAYAHGAPLADVFDKKLGY; via the coding sequence ATGAACACGCCTCGTATCGACAGCGGTCGCGCCTCCACCGGCGTGCGTTCGCCGATCATCATCAACCAGCTTGGAGCCGAAGTTCGCGCGTCGCTGATCGACCACTGGTCCCGCCCGCTGATCATTGACCATCCCGCCGAGCGTCCGGCCTGGGACATCGCGCCGGAAGCCGACGTGTTGCTGACCCGTCCGGCCGCAGGCTGGAGCAAGGCGCCGGGGGAGAAGCCGAGGGGGTGGCCATACGGCCTGCGCTGGATCCAGACCGCGTCGACGGGCGTCGACTTCTTTCCGGAATGGCTGCTCGATGGTCCGGTGGTTACGGTTGGGCGCGGCATCTCGGCCGATGCTATTTCTGAATATGTCCTGGCAGCGATCCTGGGCTTTGCCAAACGGCTCCAAGACGTGCGTCCACGCAGTCGAGCGGAGTGGAAGATCACGCCGCTCGGTTCGCTTGCCGGAAAAACGGTTGGAATCGCGGGATTTGGCGCGATCGGCCATGCCGTCGCCGAGCGGTTGAAGCCGTTCGGTGTTCAGATCAAGGTGTTGCGACGCTCATCGTGGCAATATGCCGTTCCGGGTATCCTCCCGGTCGACAGCATCGAAGCGCTGGTGGCGGCCTCCGACCATCTCGTGATCGCACTGCCGGCAACGCCGCAGACAGTGCATTTGATCAACGCCGAGGTCCTGACGCATGCGAAGGAATCGTTGCACGTGATCAACGTGGCGCGGGGCCGGATCATCGATCAGCAAGCCTTGCTGCGTGCGCTCGACAACGGGCAACTGGCGGGCGCCACGCTCGATGTCACGGATCCGGAGCCGCCGCCGGAGGGGGATCCGATCTACCTTCACCCGAAGGTCGTCCTGACCCCGCACGTGTCCTGGACCGGAGCAGACGATATCAAGCGGCTGACCGACAAGACGCTGGTCAACCTCGACGCCTACGCGCATGGCGCGCCGTTGGCCGATGTTTTTGACAAGAAGCTGGGATACTAA
- a CDS encoding helix-turn-helix transcriptional regulator, with product MSDGNVASSLDANPSPDAEQDLPAVLGRNLRRLRTSRGHSLERLAKQSGVSRAMLGQIETGKSVPTIALLWKVANALHVPFANLLQADVARGPVVLRQSDAKLLSSSQGQFTSRALFPFDGSHQVEFYELRIGPLHRENAEAHAPGTRENLFVAKGVVEIAAGSDKPQTLTEGDAIVFEADVPHVYKNLVASEAVLYLVMTYADDAT from the coding sequence ATGAGCGACGGTAACGTCGCTTCTTCATTAGACGCCAACCCGTCACCCGACGCGGAGCAGGATCTGCCTGCGGTCCTCGGACGCAATCTGCGACGGCTGCGAACGAGCCGCGGCCACTCGCTGGAACGGTTGGCGAAGCAGTCCGGCGTCAGCCGTGCGATGCTTGGACAGATCGAGACCGGAAAGAGCGTTCCGACCATCGCGCTGCTGTGGAAGGTCGCGAACGCACTGCACGTTCCGTTCGCCAATCTGTTGCAGGCGGATGTCGCGCGAGGCCCGGTCGTGCTCCGCCAAAGTGACGCCAAGCTGCTCTCATCGAGCCAAGGGCAGTTCACGTCTCGCGCGCTGTTTCCGTTCGATGGCAGCCATCAGGTCGAATTCTACGAGCTCAGAATAGGTCCGCTGCATCGCGAGAACGCCGAAGCGCATGCGCCCGGCACCCGTGAAAACCTGTTCGTGGCGAAGGGCGTCGTGGAGATCGCTGCCGGCTCCGACAAGCCGCAGACATTGACGGAAGGCGACGCGATCGTCTTCGAGGCCGATGTTCCGCATGTATATAAGAATCTGGTAGCCAGCGAGGCAGTGCTCTACCTCGTCATGACCTATGCCGACGACGCGACCTGA
- a CDS encoding ABC transporter substrate-binding protein — translation MNTSMLLRAAALALIALASGANGVRAETDQLRIAQQFGIAYLPLIVASEKGLIEQEAKALGIAPPKIEWLRLSGAAAMNEALISGGLDFATAGITPMILTWDKTRTTAKIIGVAALGSMANILTTNNPSIKTIADFTEKDRIALPSVKVGFQPIVLQMAADKAFGKYDKLDELTVSMPHPDATAQILSGRSEITAHFTSPPFSQQQLASGKVHQVLNSYDVLGGPHTFNVVYSTTKFVNDNPKTIQAFVRGLDRANEWIKANPKDAAALYIKAEGSKLAPDFVESIIRDKDVNFTTAPEGAQKFADFEAKVGLIKQAPASWRDLFWSGLGDKPGS, via the coding sequence ATGAATACATCGATGCTTCTACGTGCTGCCGCCCTCGCGTTGATCGCGCTCGCAAGCGGCGCCAATGGCGTCCGCGCGGAAACCGATCAACTTCGCATCGCGCAGCAATTCGGGATTGCCTATCTTCCGCTCATTGTCGCCAGCGAAAAGGGACTGATCGAGCAGGAAGCGAAAGCACTCGGCATCGCGCCGCCGAAGATCGAATGGCTTCGGCTGTCCGGTGCAGCGGCGATGAACGAGGCACTTATTTCCGGCGGGCTTGATTTCGCGACGGCGGGTATCACGCCGATGATCCTGACCTGGGACAAGACGCGCACAACCGCCAAGATCATCGGCGTGGCCGCCCTGGGCTCAATGGCCAACATCCTGACCACCAACAATCCGAGCATCAAGACGATTGCGGACTTCACCGAGAAAGACCGGATTGCGCTCCCGTCGGTCAAGGTCGGCTTCCAGCCGATCGTTCTCCAGATGGCCGCCGACAAGGCTTTCGGCAAATACGACAAGCTCGACGAACTCACCGTCAGCATGCCGCATCCGGACGCCACGGCCCAAATCCTGTCGGGACGTTCCGAGATCACAGCACACTTCACCTCACCGCCGTTTTCGCAGCAGCAGCTGGCAAGCGGCAAGGTGCATCAGGTCCTCAACAGCTACGATGTTCTCGGCGGTCCGCACACCTTCAACGTGGTTTACTCCACCACGAAGTTCGTCAACGACAATCCGAAGACGATTCAGGCTTTCGTTCGCGGTCTCGATCGCGCCAATGAATGGATCAAGGCCAATCCGAAAGACGCGGCCGCGCTCTATATCAAGGCCGAAGGCTCTAAGCTCGCTCCCGACTTCGTCGAAAGCATCATCCGCGACAAGGACGTCAACTTCACAACCGCTCCGGAAGGCGCGCAGAAGTTCGCAGATTTCGAGGCCAAGGTCGGCTTGATCAAGCAGGCGCCGGCGTCGTGGCGGGACTTGTTCTGGTCCGGGCTCGGAGACAAGCCGGGAAGCTGA
- a CDS encoding ABC transporter ATP-binding protein, with the protein MNLAPRPVDLVGDAASPSLLTLDRVSISYPTRDGILTAVEDVSFALSAGERLVLLGPSGCGKSTLLRAVGGFLKPSSGEIRMDGRPIGAPGPERMTVFQEFDQLLPWRTVLGNVRYALERGKSLPRREAETVARGWLERVGLSKFVDTFPHTLSGGMKQRVAIARAFALEPALLLMDEPFAALDALTRRQMQDELLKLCEETGSTALFVTHGIDEAIRVGTRILALTPHPGRLAATFDVPPESRIRGTAGFTGLEQRIQQAVFADPEIDHG; encoded by the coding sequence ATGAACCTCGCTCCCCGACCGGTCGACCTTGTCGGCGATGCCGCGTCTCCGTCCTTGCTCACGCTTGACCGCGTCAGCATCAGCTATCCGACGCGCGACGGCATCCTGACTGCAGTCGAAGATGTCAGCTTCGCTCTTTCGGCAGGCGAGCGGCTTGTTCTGCTGGGTCCGTCCGGCTGCGGCAAGTCCACGCTGCTCCGAGCAGTCGGCGGCTTTCTCAAGCCGAGCTCTGGAGAGATTCGGATGGATGGGCGGCCGATCGGAGCGCCGGGCCCCGAGCGGATGACGGTGTTTCAGGAATTTGACCAGCTGCTGCCGTGGCGCACCGTGCTGGGCAACGTCCGCTATGCCCTGGAGCGCGGCAAGTCGCTGCCGCGCCGCGAGGCCGAGACCGTTGCTCGGGGCTGGCTCGAACGGGTTGGGTTAAGCAAATTCGTCGATACTTTTCCGCACACTCTGTCTGGCGGCATGAAGCAGCGCGTCGCAATCGCGCGCGCCTTCGCACTGGAGCCGGCGCTGCTGCTGATGGATGAACCTTTCGCCGCGCTGGATGCCCTGACGCGGCGTCAGATGCAGGACGAGTTGCTCAAGCTATGCGAAGAGACCGGCAGTACGGCATTGTTTGTGACGCACGGCATCGACGAGGCGATCCGGGTCGGGACCCGCATCCTCGCCCTCACACCCCACCCTGGTCGGCTGGCCGCGACATTTGATGTCCCGCCGGAAAGCCGTATCCGCGGCACGGCGGGATTCACCGGGCTGGAACAGCGGATTCAGCAAGCCGTCTTTGCCGATCCGGAAATCGATCATGGCTGA
- a CDS encoding ABC transporter permease yields the protein MAEVTAPKLPHAPALRRAIEQTPWRRFVILAALALAWELYARWLDNALLLPTLGATLSALWSAILSGELPNRTLTSLRVLVTGYALGVGVAAVFTALATLSRWGNEALGLLTSMFNPLPAIALLPIALLWFGVGTPSLVFVIVHSVLWPVALACHAGFRAIPPTLLMAGRNLGLSGGRFVAEILVPAAFPQILSGLRIGWAFAWRTLIAAELVFGVSARSGGIGWFIYTSRAQLETASVFAGLLTVILIGLLVESVVFRSLTRITVQRWGQERT from the coding sequence ATGGCTGAGGTCACGGCCCCGAAGCTTCCTCACGCACCGGCACTGCGCCGCGCGATCGAGCAAACGCCCTGGCGGCGCTTTGTGATCCTTGCCGCCCTTGCGCTCGCCTGGGAACTCTACGCGCGCTGGCTTGACAACGCACTGCTGCTCCCGACCCTGGGGGCGACGCTGTCGGCACTCTGGTCGGCGATCCTGTCGGGCGAGTTGCCAAATCGGACGCTCACCTCGCTGCGCGTTCTGGTCACAGGCTATGCACTGGGCGTCGGCGTCGCCGCGGTGTTTACGGCACTGGCGACGTTGTCGCGCTGGGGCAATGAGGCCCTTGGCCTGCTGACCTCGATGTTCAATCCGCTTCCGGCGATCGCGCTGCTTCCAATTGCGCTGCTGTGGTTCGGCGTTGGCACGCCGAGCCTCGTTTTCGTGATTGTCCACTCGGTCCTGTGGCCGGTTGCGCTGGCCTGCCATGCCGGCTTTCGCGCCATCCCACCAACGCTGCTGATGGCCGGCCGTAACCTCGGCTTGTCGGGCGGCCGTTTCGTTGCCGAGATTTTGGTACCGGCGGCATTTCCCCAGATATTGTCAGGCTTGCGGATCGGCTGGGCGTTCGCGTGGCGTACGCTGATTGCAGCCGAGCTGGTCTTCGGCGTCAGCGCGCGCTCCGGCGGAATTGGCTGGTTCATCTACACCAGCCGCGCCCAATTGGAGACCGCAAGCGTCTTTGCCGGACTGCTCACCGTGATCCTGATCGGCCTCCTCGTGGAGAGCGTTGTGTTCCGGAGCCTGACACGGATCACCGTGCAGCGCTGGGGACAGGAGCGAACCTAA
- a CDS encoding nitroreductase family protein: MSNTRSKAASTVVPGPSGIDDAASAALHSRYGKDLPLIGEAWNGVLDNLLAHRSVRAYRPDPVPRGTVETLVAAAQSASSSSNLQTWSVVVVEDEARKARLAEFAGGQKHIVEAPLFLVWLADLSRAERLARSANHPKDGLPFLETFIVAVVDAALAAQNAVVAAEALGLGSVYIGAIRNKPQAVAEELRLPPQAAAVFGLCIGYPDPTRPARVKPRLRQDVVIHRERYTTADDDAGIAAYDATLRDFQTAEGLPAIGWTQAVLNRLGSVRSLNGRDRLVEELRGLGFPLK; the protein is encoded by the coding sequence ATGAGCAACACGAGAAGCAAGGCCGCCTCGACTGTGGTGCCCGGCCCGTCGGGGATTGATGATGCCGCTTCGGCGGCGTTGCACTCCCGTTACGGCAAGGATTTGCCTCTGATCGGCGAGGCTTGGAACGGGGTGCTCGACAATCTCCTTGCCCACCGTTCTGTGCGAGCCTATCGGCCGGATCCGGTGCCGCGCGGTACCGTGGAGACGCTGGTTGCGGCAGCGCAGTCGGCCTCATCGTCCTCCAACCTCCAGACCTGGAGTGTCGTGGTGGTCGAGGATGAGGCGCGCAAGGCGCGCCTCGCCGAGTTCGCCGGCGGGCAGAAGCATATCGTCGAGGCGCCGCTTTTCCTGGTTTGGCTCGCGGATTTGTCGCGGGCAGAGCGCCTGGCAAGGAGTGCGAACCATCCCAAGGATGGACTGCCCTTCCTCGAGACGTTCATCGTGGCCGTGGTCGACGCGGCGTTGGCCGCCCAGAACGCGGTCGTTGCTGCGGAGGCGCTTGGGCTCGGATCGGTCTATATCGGCGCCATCCGCAACAAGCCGCAGGCGGTAGCCGAGGAATTGCGATTGCCGCCGCAGGCCGCTGCGGTGTTCGGGCTGTGCATCGGCTATCCCGATCCGACGCGGCCCGCCCGGGTCAAGCCGCGCCTGCGCCAGGACGTCGTCATCCATCGCGAGCGCTACACGACGGCTGACGATGATGCCGGAATCGCCGCCTACGACGCCACCTTGCGCGATTTTCAGACCGCCGAGGGATTGCCTGCGATCGGCTGGACCCAAGCCGTGCTCAACCGGCTTGGATCGGTCCGGTCGCTGAATGGACGGGACCGCCTGGTCGAGGAGCTGCGGGGCCTGGGCTTTCCACTCAAATGA
- a CDS encoding ABC transporter substrate-binding protein produces MTIDQHQPFSPSRRALLGLAGLAGIAAPFGVMGAARAFPALGLGPAADPLSAAPICRVANSDEAPKGPARHIRFAYNGTGICTAAVPVALHRGHFARHNLDVEFLQLAGSTDQMLQSLATDKADAGSSMLLNWLKPLEQGIDVKLTTGLHGGCTRLFVRKESGFKDITDLKGKTIGVSSISGPPRNFFAILLSDNGLDPQSDVQWREFPADLQLTALQRGEIQAIADSDPNAWLTERRANGDLVEIASNLSGDYANLSCCTLGVRSSLWASDPAAVKALTLAVREAAHHVAEHPDDAAEIFSKYTPKVAVADLATMLRSHTHGHHPAGADLRREVVKITSDLKRATIIKPNTDPAKLANRVVVDIDV; encoded by the coding sequence ATGACGATAGACCAACATCAGCCATTCTCGCCGTCGCGGCGTGCCCTTCTCGGTCTCGCCGGCCTGGCGGGCATCGCCGCGCCATTCGGCGTCATGGGCGCCGCGCGCGCCTTTCCGGCGTTGGGTCTTGGTCCGGCGGCTGATCCCCTGAGCGCAGCGCCGATCTGTCGGGTAGCGAATTCCGACGAGGCCCCGAAGGGGCCGGCTCGTCACATCCGCTTTGCCTACAATGGCACGGGCATCTGCACGGCGGCGGTGCCCGTCGCCCTGCACCGAGGCCATTTCGCACGTCACAATCTGGATGTGGAGTTCCTGCAGCTCGCAGGCAGCACCGACCAGATGTTGCAGTCGCTGGCGACCGACAAGGCAGATGCCGGCTCGAGCATGCTGCTCAACTGGCTGAAGCCGCTGGAACAGGGCATCGATGTCAAGCTGACCACCGGCCTGCATGGCGGCTGCACCCGGCTGTTCGTGCGCAAGGAGTCCGGATTCAAGGATATCACCGATCTCAAGGGCAAGACGATCGGCGTCTCCAGCATTTCCGGGCCTCCGCGCAACTTCTTCGCCATTCTGCTGTCGGACAACGGGCTCGATCCGCAGAGCGATGTGCAATGGCGGGAATTTCCGGCCGATCTGCAGCTCACCGCCCTGCAGCGCGGCGAGATACAGGCGATCGCCGACTCCGACCCGAATGCCTGGTTGACGGAGCGGCGCGCCAATGGCGATCTCGTCGAGATCGCATCGAACCTGAGCGGGGATTACGCCAACCTGTCGTGCTGCACGCTCGGCGTGCGGAGTTCGCTCTGGGCGTCGGATCCCGCTGCGGTGAAGGCGCTAACCCTCGCCGTCCGCGAAGCTGCGCATCACGTGGCCGAACATCCAGATGACGCTGCCGAGATATTTTCCAAGTACACCCCGAAGGTAGCGGTCGCCGATCTGGCGACGATGCTGCGCAGCCACACGCACGGCCATCATCCGGCAGGTGCAGACCTGCGTCGCGAGGTCGTGAAGATCACGAGCGATCTGAAACGTGCCACGATCATCAAGCCGAATACGGATCCGGCCAAGCTTGCCAATCGCGTCGTGGTCGACATTGACGTCTAG
- a CDS encoding DUF3088 domain-containing protein yields MSKDQLFLLKPGFEDPAQAGKFFVCPHCNAIEGLLASFPGLATQIEVQRLPFARPRGPIVEILGDLHQSLPVLVFDQSGPVPEDAGVVNGRRFIDSSERILRYLAERYSFPYIHQ; encoded by the coding sequence ATGAGCAAGGATCAGCTATTCCTTCTGAAGCCGGGATTCGAAGACCCGGCGCAGGCCGGCAAGTTCTTCGTCTGTCCGCACTGCAATGCGATCGAAGGTCTCCTCGCATCATTTCCGGGTCTGGCCACGCAGATCGAGGTTCAGCGCTTGCCGTTCGCGCGACCGCGAGGTCCGATCGTCGAAATTCTCGGTGATTTGCATCAATCGTTGCCCGTGCTGGTTTTCGACCAAAGTGGGCCGGTGCCCGAGGACGCTGGTGTTGTCAACGGCCGGCGGTTCATCGATTCGTCAGAGCGCATCCTTCGATATCTGGCCGAACGTTACTCCTTTCCATATATCCATCAGTGA
- a CDS encoding SulP family inorganic anion transporter: MGGISYSPQTLRRDVIAGLTVAAISLPQAMAYALLAGVDPRYGLYSAILITAVASVFGSSSHLINGPTSAISLVVFSALSIFDADQRIEAAEAMFLLAALVGTIQIAIAVLRLGDLTRYISESVILGFMSAAALLLALGQISNALGVRDKGTGAQHILSRLWLTLATGDTINMKAVVVTLVTLVLAVSLRHVVRRNRWPQFDMLAVLVIVATGAYFAGWTVPGGDGKTAIGIAGAVPADLPSFHIPKVQLRWALDLFSDSVAIAFLGLLEALAIAKSIAHQTRQPLDFNRQCLAEGLANLSGGFFQCLPGSGSLSRSAINFQAGAATRFSGMLTATFVAIAVIAFAPLARYVPKPALAALLLLTASRLVDFKRISYALRASRVDAGVIVITALSAIAFGLDLAIIIGVVLSIALFVPRAAKIRAAELVVDEDDVVRERLPSEPSNRGFLFYDLEGELFFGAGPELHKVLDLILHQASGEKARHILLRLKRVRNPDVVSLEHLEQFLKESRNAGIEVWLAGLRPDLLAAFDRLGFADWIKPDHIFAQGADEDSATLAAVRQIRSELQEQAANVRSRLYYRV, translated from the coding sequence ATGGGCGGGATCAGCTACAGCCCGCAGACGTTGCGACGCGACGTGATCGCCGGCCTCACCGTCGCCGCGATCTCACTGCCGCAAGCAATGGCTTATGCGCTTCTGGCGGGCGTTGACCCCCGTTATGGCCTTTATTCCGCGATCCTGATCACAGCTGTCGCCTCGGTATTTGGATCGTCGTCGCACCTCATCAACGGTCCGACCAGTGCAATCTCGCTGGTCGTGTTCAGCGCGCTCTCGATCTTCGACGCCGATCAAAGGATCGAGGCAGCAGAGGCCATGTTCCTGCTTGCAGCCTTGGTCGGCACGATCCAGATCGCTATCGCCGTTTTGCGGCTCGGGGATCTCACGCGCTACATTTCGGAATCGGTCATCCTCGGTTTCATGAGCGCCGCCGCGCTGCTGCTGGCCTTGGGCCAGATCAGCAATGCGCTGGGCGTACGCGACAAGGGGACGGGTGCCCAGCACATCTTGTCTCGGCTCTGGTTGACGCTCGCGACCGGCGATACCATTAACATGAAGGCCGTCGTTGTAACGCTGGTGACGCTCGTGCTGGCGGTGTCGCTTCGGCATGTCGTGCGGCGCAATCGATGGCCGCAGTTCGACATGCTGGCCGTTCTGGTGATCGTCGCGACCGGAGCCTATTTTGCCGGCTGGACCGTGCCCGGTGGCGATGGCAAGACGGCAATCGGAATCGCCGGCGCGGTGCCGGCCGACCTGCCATCCTTCCATATTCCGAAAGTGCAGTTGAGGTGGGCGCTCGATCTTTTCTCCGACAGCGTGGCGATCGCGTTCCTGGGGCTGCTGGAGGCGCTGGCCATCGCCAAGTCGATCGCCCATCAGACGCGACAGCCGTTGGACTTCAACCGGCAGTGTCTTGCCGAGGGACTTGCCAATCTGTCGGGAGGTTTTTTTCAGTGCCTGCCCGGATCAGGTTCGCTGTCTCGCTCGGCGATCAATTTCCAGGCGGGAGCCGCGACGCGCTTTTCGGGTATGTTGACCGCGACGTTCGTTGCGATCGCCGTCATCGCATTCGCGCCGCTTGCGCGCTACGTGCCGAAGCCTGCGCTCGCCGCGCTCTTGTTGTTGACCGCGTCGCGCCTGGTTGACTTCAAGCGCATCTCGTACGCCTTGCGCGCGTCGCGTGTGGATGCCGGCGTCATCGTGATAACTGCCTTGTCGGCGATAGCATTCGGTCTCGATCTCGCGATCATCATCGGCGTCGTGCTGTCGATCGCGTTATTCGTGCCGCGCGCAGCGAAGATCAGGGCCGCAGAGCTCGTTGTCGACGAGGACGATGTGGTGCGGGAGCGGTTGCCATCCGAGCCTTCAAATCGCGGGTTTCTGTTCTACGATCTCGAAGGCGAACTGTTCTTCGGCGCCGGCCCGGAATTGCACAAGGTGCTCGATCTGATCCTGCACCAAGCCTCGGGCGAAAAAGCCAGGCACATCTTGTTGCGTCTCAAGCGCGTGCGCAATCCGGATGTCGTCAGCCTCGAACATCTCGAGCAATTTCTCAAGGAATCGCGCAACGCCGGCATCGAGGTCTGGCTCGCCGGTCTTCGTCCCGATTTGCTGGCGGCATTCGACCGCCTGGGCTTCGCAGACTGGATCAAGCCCGATCACATCTTTGCGCAGGGCGCGGACGAGGACTCGGCCACATTGGCGGCCGTGAGGCAGATCAGGTCAGAGCTGCAAGAGCAGGCGGCGAACGTCCGATCGCGCTTGTATTATCGCGTATGA
- a CDS encoding sulfate ABC transporter substrate-binding protein, which yields MGGSQTWVNVGAVVAALAGLSAIVTVNLPEKDDRQIVNVSYDPTRELYQAINPLFDAAYARETRRHLRVVQSHGGSSRQAHKVANGEQPADVVTLGLASDIETLRKRGLVEPGWVDQFPNHAVPYTSTIVFVVRHGNPHQIRDWPDLLAPQLEVVMPNPRTSGNGKLASLAAWAATVTRGGTQDDAVAFLRALFRQVPVFDEGARGAALRFANPDGGDVHLTWENEAIREVAASNGALEIVYPPVSILAEPSVAVISNDTVRKASLADARAYLSFLFSDAGQETIARLGYRPYKTEIAQKIGVVFPSIKLIPVSSIGKDWSDLQDRFFAEDGVVEAAFALRNK from the coding sequence GTGGGAGGCTCCCAAACTTGGGTGAATGTTGGCGCAGTGGTGGCCGCCCTCGCGGGCCTGTCGGCCATTGTGACCGTCAATCTTCCGGAAAAGGACGACCGCCAAATCGTGAATGTCTCCTATGATCCGACTCGCGAACTGTACCAGGCCATCAATCCCCTGTTCGACGCCGCCTATGCCCGGGAGACGAGACGCCATTTACGTGTGGTGCAATCGCATGGCGGATCTTCGCGTCAGGCGCACAAGGTGGCCAATGGCGAGCAGCCGGCCGACGTCGTGACGCTGGGGTTGGCCTCTGATATCGAGACGTTGCGCAAGCGGGGCCTTGTCGAGCCGGGTTGGGTTGATCAGTTTCCCAATCATGCGGTGCCCTATACGTCGACCATCGTCTTCGTCGTCAGGCACGGTAATCCACATCAAATCAGGGACTGGCCGGATCTGCTCGCCCCACAGCTGGAAGTCGTGATGCCCAACCCTCGGACGTCGGGGAACGGCAAGCTCGCGTCGCTGGCGGCCTGGGCTGCGACCGTCACACGAGGCGGGACGCAGGACGATGCGGTCGCTTTCCTCCGTGCACTTTTCCGACAGGTCCCTGTGTTCGACGAGGGCGCGCGGGGTGCAGCGTTGCGCTTTGCGAATCCAGATGGCGGCGACGTGCATCTCACCTGGGAAAACGAGGCGATCCGCGAGGTCGCGGCTTCAAACGGTGCTCTCGAGATCGTCTATCCCCCGGTCAGCATTCTCGCCGAACCGTCCGTTGCCGTGATAAGCAACGATACGGTGCGCAAGGCAAGTCTCGCCGACGCCCGGGCCTATCTGTCGTTCCTGTTCAGCGATGCCGGGCAGGAGACGATCGCACGGCTCGGATACCGGCCCTACAAGACAGAGATCGCGCAGAAGATCGGCGTGGTCTTCCCCTCCATCAAGCTCATACCAGTCAGTTCCATTGGCAAGGACTGGAGCGACCTGCAGGACAGGTTCTTCGCGGAAGACGGCGTCGTGGAAGCCGCCTTTGCATTGCGGAACAAATGA
- a CDS encoding PhnD/SsuA/transferrin family substrate-binding protein — MYELPEMAAANGAFLAELEHRLDSKGVRAAGRIAGEAADTQPHVLFTQVCGYPLLKYHGDEYRVLATPHYAMPGCAGSHHRAFVMVRADDAAASLADLRGRVFGCNSLFSNTGMNLPRLSFARIAGGKPFFSSVLVTGAHVASLQRLDEATIDACSIDSVTWGYFRQFRPMAAKRYRILAETLPSPSLPFVTSAVTTEADAAVLAETLREMTRDPGLGHIREPLHLTDVSAPDLAAYGRLIAYEAEAAELGYPELA, encoded by the coding sequence ATGTACGAGCTTCCCGAGATGGCGGCCGCCAATGGCGCGTTCCTGGCCGAGCTGGAGCATCGGCTCGATAGCAAGGGAGTGAGGGCGGCCGGCCGCATTGCTGGCGAGGCGGCGGACACTCAACCGCATGTTCTCTTCACGCAGGTCTGCGGCTATCCGCTGTTGAAGTATCATGGCGATGAATACCGCGTCCTGGCGACCCCGCATTATGCAATGCCCGGATGCGCAGGCTCGCATCACCGTGCCTTCGTCATGGTTCGCGCCGACGACGCCGCCGCATCGCTCGCGGACCTGCGCGGGCGAGTATTCGGCTGCAACAGCCTGTTCTCGAATACCGGAATGAACCTCCCCCGTCTGTCGTTTGCGCGGATCGCCGGCGGCAAGCCGTTCTTTTCCTCTGTCCTAGTGACGGGGGCTCATGTCGCAAGTCTTCAAAGGCTCGACGAGGCCACGATCGACGCCTGTTCGATCGACAGCGTGACGTGGGGGTATTTTCGACAGTTTCGGCCTATGGCCGCCAAACGATACCGGATCCTCGCAGAGACGCTGCCGAGCCCGTCGTTGCCGTTCGTGACGTCGGCGGTCACAACCGAGGCTGATGCCGCGGTGCTCGCAGAGACGCTGCGCGAGATGACGCGTGATCCGGGGCTCGGCCATATCCGTGAGCCGCTGCATCTGACCGACGTCTCCGCGCCGGACCTGGCCGCTTACGGGCGACTGATCGCGTACGAGGCGGAAGCGGCAGAGCTGGGTTACCCCGAATTGGCCTAG